In Sphingobacterium zeae, one genomic interval encodes:
- a CDS encoding K(+)-transporting ATPase subunit C: protein MKTHIYPAIKITIVLLLLLSVVYPALVWAIAQIAPNHGKGEMLAYNGQKYYRNIGQAFTRDDYFWSRPSAVGYNAAGSGGSNKGPSNEEYLSEVKARIDTFLVHNPTVKREQVPVDIVTASGSGLDPDISVEAAKIQIDRVAKARGISVNSLQSLVDAHVQTPLWNMFGPRKINVLELNIALDKMVEK, encoded by the coding sequence ATGAAAACACATATATATCCAGCAATAAAGATTACAATAGTTTTATTGCTCCTGCTGTCAGTTGTATATCCGGCCCTTGTTTGGGCAATAGCTCAGATAGCACCTAATCACGGAAAAGGGGAAATGCTAGCGTACAACGGGCAAAAGTATTACAGAAATATTGGACAGGCCTTTACGCGTGATGATTACTTCTGGTCGCGTCCTTCAGCTGTTGGTTATAATGCAGCAGGATCGGGAGGAAGTAACAAAGGACCCTCTAATGAGGAATATCTTTCGGAAGTTAAGGCCCGTATTGATACGTTCTTAGTCCACAATCCCACTGTAAAACGCGAACAGGTACCGGTAGACATTGTTACAGCCAGTGGCAGTGGTTTGGATCCAGATATCTCGGTAGAGGCCGCAAAAATACAAATCGATCGTGTTGCGAAAGCAAGAGGTATATCGGTAAATAGCTTACAGTCTCTCGTTGATGCTCACGTTCAGACCCCTCTATGGAATATGTTTGGACCTCGCAAAATCAATGTCCTTGAACTAAATATTGCTTTGGACAAGATGGTTGAAAAATAA
- a CDS encoding porin: MKKLAMLACLLAGATQLFAQQDTTQNTQLSISGYLEAYYLRDFNNPIGNTRPSFVYSHNRTNEVNINLALLKAAYETTNTRANLALGVGTYMNANYSAEPGVLKNIYEANAGVRISKKHNLWIDAGIFSSHLGFESAIGKDNWTVTRSIFADNSPYFETGAKISYTSASGKLFLSGLILNGWQRIQGVDGSSLPAFGHQLVYKPTAKWTINSGSFIGTDKADSVRQMRYFHNLYAIYQMNEKLGITFGFDIGAEQKAKGSSTYNVWYTPVLIARYATTEKFSLTARGEYYNDKHGVIVSTTTDQGFQTFGYSLNADYAILPNVVWRTELRNLTNKDAIFLDRTNKLVKNSLTAVTALTVSF, from the coding sequence ATGAAAAAACTAGCGATGTTGGCCTGTTTACTCGCAGGAGCAACACAATTATTTGCACAGCAAGATACAACTCAAAATACCCAATTGTCTATCAGTGGTTACCTTGAAGCATATTACCTTCGGGACTTTAACAACCCAATTGGAAATACACGCCCAAGCTTTGTATATAGTCACAACAGAACAAATGAAGTAAACATAAACTTGGCACTTTTAAAAGCTGCGTACGAAACAACAAATACACGTGCAAATCTTGCTTTAGGTGTCGGTACATATATGAATGCGAACTACAGTGCGGAACCCGGTGTCTTAAAAAATATTTACGAAGCGAATGCCGGTGTTCGTATCTCGAAAAAACATAATCTATGGATCGATGCTGGCATATTTTCTTCCCATTTGGGCTTTGAAAGCGCTATAGGAAAGGATAATTGGACTGTAACAAGGAGTATTTTTGCTGATAATTCCCCTTATTTTGAAACCGGCGCAAAAATATCCTATACATCCGCATCAGGAAAACTATTTTTAAGCGGGCTTATTTTAAACGGATGGCAGCGGATTCAAGGGGTGGATGGTAGCAGTTTACCTGCATTCGGACATCAATTAGTCTATAAACCGACAGCTAAATGGACTATCAATAGTGGTTCTTTTATCGGCACTGATAAAGCGGATAGCGTCAGACAGATGCGCTATTTTCATAATCTATATGCCATTTATCAAATGAATGAAAAGCTGGGAATTACATTCGGATTTGATATTGGAGCGGAACAAAAAGCAAAAGGCAGCTCAACGTACAATGTATGGTACACGCCTGTGTTAATTGCACGATATGCGACGACCGAAAAATTTAGCTTAACAGCAAGAGGAGAATATTACAACGATAAGCATGGTGTAATCGTTTCGACTACGACAGATCAAGGTTTTCAAACGTTTGGCTATTCTTTAAATGCAGATTATGCCATTCTTCCCAATGTCGTTTGGCGCACGGAACTACGTAATCTCACCAATAAAGATGCTATTTTCCTTGATCGGACAAATAAGTTGGTGAAAAATAGTTTGACGGCTGTCACAGCACTTACAGTTAGTTTTTAA
- a CDS encoding histidine kinase, whose amino-acid sequence MEERKSAEHFLDLIRKSRRGRFKLYIGMSAGVGKTYRMLQDAHTLLQGGIDVRIGYIETHNRKETHQLLDGLPVIARRHLFYKGKQLEELDLYAVLNSHPEVVIIDELAHTNIEGSKNTKRWQDVMEILEAGINVISAVNIQHIESLNEEVKAITGVEVQERVPDSVIDSADEVVNIDLTAEELIIRLKEGKIYDASKIQAALQNFFKSEHILQLREMALKEVASQVQRKVEIEVQPQRWVRKERFLACISSNEIKAKNVIRKTARLAGYYNSSWFLLYVQLPKERGDRIALNKQRHLINNFKLATELGGEIIKVESHSVAKEIIALCELRKITTVCIGKPRLSLLRMLLAKDTFSKLLTQLSTEDIDLIILS is encoded by the coding sequence ATGGAAGAAAGGAAAAGCGCTGAACACTTTTTGGACCTTATCCGAAAATCGAGAAGAGGTCGCTTCAAACTTTATATCGGCATGAGTGCAGGCGTCGGAAAAACTTACCGCATGTTACAGGATGCCCATACACTTTTACAGGGCGGAATCGATGTGCGTATTGGCTATATTGAGACACATAATCGGAAGGAAACCCATCAATTGCTGGATGGTCTACCCGTTATAGCCCGACGCCATCTTTTTTATAAAGGCAAACAGTTAGAGGAACTGGATCTTTATGCTGTTTTGAATTCACATCCTGAGGTCGTCATTATCGATGAGCTGGCACATACCAATATTGAAGGTAGCAAAAATACCAAAAGGTGGCAGGATGTTATGGAGATTCTGGAAGCCGGGATTAATGTGATCAGCGCTGTAAATATCCAGCATATTGAGAGTTTAAACGAGGAGGTTAAAGCGATTACAGGGGTTGAAGTGCAAGAACGTGTCCCTGACAGTGTTATTGATTCCGCCGATGAAGTCGTTAACATTGACCTTACTGCAGAAGAACTTATCATCCGCCTAAAAGAGGGCAAGATCTATGACGCTTCAAAAATTCAGGCAGCGCTTCAAAACTTCTTTAAAAGCGAACATATCTTGCAATTGCGGGAAATGGCGTTGAAAGAAGTGGCTTCCCAGGTTCAACGTAAAGTGGAGATCGAAGTTCAACCTCAACGATGGGTACGAAAGGAGCGCTTCCTGGCTTGTATAAGTTCCAATGAAATAAAAGCAAAAAACGTGATCCGAAAAACAGCGCGCTTAGCAGGATATTACAATAGCAGTTGGTTTTTGCTGTATGTACAGTTGCCAAAAGAGCGTGGCGATCGGATAGCCTTAAATAAACAGCGGCACCTGATCAATAACTTTAAGCTGGCGACAGAACTTGGTGGTGAAATTATCAAAGTGGAAAGTCATAGTGTGGCAAAAGAGATTATCGCTTTGTGCGAGCTCCGCAAGATCACCACAGTTTGTATTGGTAAACCACGATTGTCTCTTTTAAGGATGTTACTTGCTAAGGATACATTTAGCAAATTGCTGACGCAACTGTCGACAGAAGACATCGACTTGATTATATTGTCATAA